The sequence below is a genomic window from Sandaracinaceae bacterium.
CGGCGACGTCGGACGGCGTGTCCAACCAGACATTGCCGACCGACGACCCGTCCGCGCCCGAGCTCATCAGCGTCTGGGCGTCGCTCCCTCCCTGATTGGCGCGCATGCGCTCGTTGCTCATCGGCCTCTTCGCGTGCGCCGCCTCCTGGGTCGGCGCGTCGAGCGCGTGCGCGCAGCTCGACGTGTCGCTGTCCGACCCCGGCGCGCTGACGGTGGGGGATCGCGCGGAGATCGTGGCGCGGGTCTCGGGCGCGGGCGCGCACCCGGTGATGCTGACGCCCAGCGCCGAGGGGACCGCGCTCGAGGTGGTCCGGGGCCGGCTCCTCCGCGCCGACGCGCGCGACCCGGACGCGTCGGAGCTGGAGCTGCGCATCCCGATCGTGGCCCGCAGCGCGGGCACCTCGGTCTTGCGCGTGAGGGTCGCGGGCTACGCGTGCGAGGCGCGCTGCCGGCTCGTCGAGGCCACGACCTCGCTCGTCGTCCGCGTGCGCCCCGCCGCCGCAGGCCCGGAGAAGGGACGCGCGAAGCAGGCCCGCTCTTCCTCGCTCGGCTGGGTGCGGCTGCCCGGCGCGGAGAGCTGCCTCGGCGCCGCCGCCCTCGCGCGCGCCGTGGAGGCGCGACTCCAGCGCTCCGTCTTCGTGTCCGCGGCGGAGGCGGGGCTCAGCGTCGAGGGGCGCGCGGAGCGCACGGAAGGCGGATGGCGCGCGGTGCTCCTCGTGGAGGGTCACGACGGCGAGAGCCTCGGCGAGCGCACCCTCGAGAGCGCGGCGGAGTCCTGCGACGAGCTCGGCGAGATGGTCGTGACCGTGGTCGCGCTCACCATCGATCCGCTCACGGCGCCCGAGGAGGAGACCCCGCGAGAGGTGGTGCGGACGGTCGAAGTGCCAGTCGAGGTGCCGGTCGAAGTGCCAGTCGAGGGCCCGCGCTGGCGGGTCGAGATCGACGCCAGCGGCGTCGGCGCCCTCGGCCTGACCCCGGAGCCGACGATCGGCGGCCTCACCGCCGTCGTGCTCGAGCCCCCGGGCTTCGTGCCGCTCGTGCTCGAGGGCGCCCTGCTCCCGTTCTCGCGCGCCGCCGCGGGCGGGCGCCACGCCGACTTCCTGCACGCGCACGCGGGGCTGCAGATCTGTCCGCTGTCGCTGCGCGACGCGGGCCTCGCGCTGCACGGCTGCCTGGGCGCGGACGCGGGCGCCGTCTTCGTGCTCGGCGGGGACGCGAACGTGACCGAGCGGGAGCGGATCACCGGCTTCGGCCACGCGGCGCTGCGCGGTCACTGGGACGTGATCGGCCCGCTCACGGTGCGGCTCGGCCTGCACTTGATGGTCCCCTTCCGCCACGACGCCTTCGTCGCGGACGGCGCGGAGTTCTACCGTCCCGAGCCAGTGGCCGGTTTCTTCGATCTCGGCGTCGGGCTGCACTTCGAATGAGAATCTCGGGCGCCCGCGTCCACACACCCACCGATGCCGACCGCGCAGACCACCGAGGGCGCCGACTTCGCGGAGATCTTCCGCGCGCACGCCCCGCGCGTCTGGCGTGCGCTCCGGCGCCTCGGGGTGCGAGAGGCGGACGTGGAGGACCTCTGCCAGGAGGTCTTCGTGGTGGTGCACCGCAAGCTCCCGGCTTTCGAGGGCCGCTCCGCGCTGAGCACCTGGATCTACGGGATCTGCGTGCGCGTCGCGTCCGATCACCGCAAGCGCGCCCACGTCCGCCGCGAGCGGCCCACGGACGAGATCCCCGACGACCGCCAGAGCGCGCCCCAGCTGAAGGAGCTGGAGAGGGAGCAGATGCGCCGCCTCCTCGACCGCGCGCTCGACACGCTCGACGACGACAAGCGCGCGGTGTTCGTGCTCTACGAGATCGAGCAGCTCGAGATGCCCGAGGTCGCCGACGCGCTCTCGTGTCCTCTGCAGACCGCGTACTCGCGGCTCTACGCCGCGCGCAAGATCGTCAAGCGAGCGGTCCTCGCCGCCACCGAAGGAGGCGCCCGATGAGCGACCCGCGCTGGCTCTCCGATCCCGAGACCCCCGAGGCCCTGCGCGCCGCGCTCGAGGCCGGCCGCGCGGAGCTGCCGAGCGACGCGGAGCTGGCCCGCGTGGCCGCGAAGCTCGGACCGCTGTTGCCCGGCGGCGGTGGTGCGGGCGGTGGGGGTGGCGCGGCCGGTGGGGGCGCGGTGAGCGGAGGGATGGCGGCAAAGGCCATCGGTGTCTTGCTCGCGGTCGGCGCGGTGATCGGGGGAGGGGTGTGGATCACGCGCACGTCCGAGCCGGAGGGCGTGGCGGGCCCGGTGGTGGCCACGGACCCGGTGCTCGTACCCATGCCGGCGACGGAACCCGACCCCGAATCCGATCCCGAACCCGATCCCGATCCCGATCCCGCATCCGCTTCCGAGTCCGCACCCGCGTCCGAGTCCGCACCCGCTTCCGCTTCCGCTTCCGCTTCCGCATCCGAGTCCGAGTCCGCACCCGCGTCCGAGTCCGAGTCCGCTTCCGCTTCCGAGTCCGGCGGCGCTGGGGCCGGTTCCGCGTCCGGGGCGCAGAGGACCGACGGCTTCGAGCGGGATCCTGGCGCCGAGCTCGCGCTCATCCGGCGCGGGCAGGCGGCGCTCGGAGGGGCGCCGGGGGCGGCGCTGGAGGTCACGGCCGAGCACGCGCGGCGCTTCGGGCCCGACGCGGCGTTCGCACAGGAGCGAGAGGTGCTCGCCATCGACGCGCTCACGCGGCTGGGTCGGAGCGAGGAGGCGAGGCGACGGGCGCAAAGGTTCCGCGCGCGCTGGCCGCGCTCCGCGCATCGGCGGCGCGTCGATGTGCTGGTGCCCTGAGCGCTCGGCGTCGCGTCGATGTGCGGGTGGACGAGCTGAGCGCGCGCTCTCGGCGTCGAGACCGAGCGGCGCTATCGCGCGGTGGCCGCTTCGTAGACCGAGGCGCGGGGCGTGCCGGCGGCGACGAGCGCGCGCGCCTCGGACAGCTCGGTGTCGATCCGCGCGGTGAACGCGCTCAGCGGCTGGGCGCCGGTGAGCACGTGCCCGTTGATGAAGAAGCTGGGCGTGCCGCGCGCGCCGAGCTCCGCCGCGAGCGCCTGGTCACGCGCGATCACGTCGCGATGCCGGTTGCCGTCGAGCGCGGCCTGCACTCGCCCGCGGCTCGCGCCGGTCTGCGCGGCGTGGCGGACGAGATCCGCGTCCTCGAGGGCGCGCTGGTTCTCGAAGAGCGCGTCGTGCATCCGGAAGAACGCGGCGTCGCCGAGCTGGGCGTGCACCTCGATCGCCGCCTCCGCGGCGGCGTCCGCGCGCGAGTGGAACGGCAACGGGTTGTGCTTGAACACCACGCGCACGTCGTCACCGTAGCGCTCCCGGATCTGCTGGAGCGTCGGGACCACGCGCGCGCAGAACGGGCACTGGAAGTCGCTGAAGACCACCAGCGTCACGAGCGCGTCGTCCGGGCCGAGCTGCGGCGAGTCGAGCACGGGCACCACGCGCACCACCTCGGGGTCGGGCCGGTTCGGGCGCGGGGCGGCGGCAGCGGCTGGCGTGGGCGCGGGGCTGACGCGGCCGTGCTCGATGATGCGGTCGTAGACCTGGCTCGCGGGCACGCCCGCGTCTCGCACCGACTGGGCGTAGGTCAGCTCCTCTCGCACGATCTCGCGGAAGCGCTCGATGGGCTGGGCGCCGCTCAGGAGGCGGCCGTTGATGAAGAACGTCGGGGTCCCGCGCGCGCCGAGCTGCGCAGCGAGGGCCTGATCCGCCGCGATGGTCGCGTCGTGGGTGCCGCCCGCGAGCGCGCGGTCGTAGCTCGCGGTGTCGAGCCCGTTCTGGATCGCGAGGGCGCGCAGCGTCAGCGCGCTCAGGAGGGTCTGGTTCTCGAGCAGCGAGTCGTGCATGCGCCAGAACGACGCGTCGCCGCCCTGCGCGTAGGCCTCCTGCGCGAGCACCGCGGCGGGCTGCGCCTGCGCGTGCATCGGGAGCGGGTTGTGACGCCACGCGACCCGGACGGTGCCGGGGTACTCGGCCTGGAGCTGGGTGAGCACGCCCGACGCGCGCGCGCAGAACGGGCACTGGAACTCGCCGATCTCCACGATGGTGACGAGCGCGGTGTCCGGGCCGCGGACCGGGGTCGTCGCGAGGACGGGCACGCGGAAGCGCTCGCCCGCGTGCGCATCGATGGGCATCGGCTGCGGGGGCGGCGCCCAGGCGCTCGGCGCAGT
It includes:
- a CDS encoding sigma-70 family RNA polymerase sigma factor codes for the protein MPTAQTTEGADFAEIFRAHAPRVWRALRRLGVREADVEDLCQEVFVVVHRKLPAFEGRSALSTWIYGICVRVASDHRKRAHVRRERPTDEIPDDRQSAPQLKELEREQMRRLLDRALDTLDDDKRAVFVLYEIEQLEMPEVADALSCPLQTAYSRLYAARKIVKRAVLAATEGGAR
- a CDS encoding DsbA family protein codes for the protein MSDSQRPMPQTMVMQSQAAPSSGTQPSSMGSPPAGPPPGWPTPAPAATSKQGAGLGVLLVGLGCGGFALLVLMAGVMAGVWFMVDQDDAAPVATAPSAWAPPPQPMPIDAHAGERFRVPVLATTPVRGPDTALVTIVEIGEFQCPFCARASGVLTQLQAEYPGTVRVAWRHNPLPMHAQAQPAAVLAQEAYAQGGDASFWRMHDSLLENQTLLSALTLRALAIQNGLDTASYDRALAGGTHDATIAADQALAAQLGARGTPTFFINGRLLSGAQPIERFREIVREELTYAQSVRDAGVPASQVYDRIIEHGRVSPAPTPAAAAAPRPNRPDPEVVRVVPVLDSPQLGPDDALVTLVVFSDFQCPFCARVVPTLQQIRERYGDDVRVVFKHNPLPFHSRADAAAEAAIEVHAQLGDAAFFRMHDALFENQRALEDADLVRHAAQTGASRGRVQAALDGNRHRDVIARDQALAAELGARGTPSFFINGHVLTGAQPLSAFTARIDTELSEARALVAAGTPRASVYEAATAR